The Cupriavidus necator DNA window ATCGACCAGGCCCAGCGGATGGCCGTACAGCTGCGCGATGAACAGCGTGGCGCAGACGTAATAGACCATCGGCCCCACGCGCAGCAGCGAGATCGCCAGCGGCACCAGCAGTTCCACGCGCACCCGGGCAAAGCCGAGCCGGTCGACCAGGCACTCGATCATGCTGGGCATGCAGGCCGCGCTGTTGCGCGTGGCCAGCGCCAGCGCAAATGGTGAGCGCAGCGCGTCCAGCGTGGCGCCCAGGCTCTGGCTGGAGCGCTTCCAGATGATCCCGACGGCCAGTGCCAGCAGCAGCACCGACGCGATAGAGAACGCCAGCACGAACTGCATCATCGCCTGCAGCGGCTCCAGTCCGGACTTGCCCAGCTGCGCCGCGCTCATGCAGAACAGGATCACGGGCAGCGGATAGCTGAGCCAGTGCATCAGCTTCTGGCAGGCGTGGTAGACCGTTTCCAGCGACAGGCTCAGCCCGATGGAAATGCGCTCGGGCACGCGCCCCACGGCCAGGCCGAACATCAGCGCGAACACCAGGGCCTTGAGGGCGTCGCCGTTGGCGAGCGCGGCAAAGATATTGGTCGGGATCAGGCTGGTCAGGACTTCGGACAGGCTCAGCGACTTCTCCTGGATATCCTCGCCGTAGAGGTTCATCACCGTATCGCTGGACGTGGCATCGCTGCCCACCATCGCGCCGAAGGTCTCCATGGTGGCGCTCGACAGGTTGCTGCCCGGGCGCATCACGATCAGCACCAGTGCCGACACCAGCGCCACCAACAGCGACGCGCCGACAAACACCGTCACCACGCGGATCATCAGCCGCGAGGCCCCACCATCGCGGAACAGCCGCTGCAGGCTGAAGATCACCGCCGACACCATGAACGGCAGCGTGGTCATCTTGAGCAGGTCCACGTAGACATCGCCCACCACGCCCAGGTGCCGGGCCAGCGCGGGCCAGAGCAGCCCGGTGGCGCCGCCCAGCGCCAGGCTGCCGATCACCACCCACGGATTGAGGGCAATGGCGTAGAGCTTGCCGGCATCCAGCTTCATGGACGCGGCGCGCTGTGCCTGGGCCGCGCCCGGCTTCATGGCGGGCGCGCTCATCGCGTGGCCGCCTGCAGCACGTCCGCCACCTCGAGCCGCTTGGGCCGCTCGGCGAGGAACTGGTTGACAAAGCCCAGCAGCGCCGGCGCCGACACGTTGACGGCGATGCCCAGCGTGTCCTCAAGATCCTGCAGCGTCACCACGCGCAGGCGCAGCGCAGCGGTCGGATCCGCCTTGAGCACGCGCTTGACCTCGAACTCGTCGCGGTACACCGCGGCGACGCGGCCGTCGTTCAGCGCCTTCAGGGCTTCATCCCAGGTTGGATAAGCCGTGACGTAGGCCTTGGGAAAATTGTTCACCACATACTCCGAGTACGACGAATTTCCGACCACGCCAATCGAGCTGTCATAGGCGCGGATCACCTCCGGCACCGGCCGGCCGCGTGCCATCTGAGCGAACTTGACGCGATTGAGCAGCAGCGCGCGGTTCAGCCGCAGGTAAGGTGTGCTGAAGCTGATGATCTGCATGCGCGGCAGCGTGCGCGACAGCTTGCTGATGGCCACGTCGGCCTGTCCCTGCGCCAGCAGCTTGACCACCCCGTCGAAGGTGGTGGCGTCGCGGTTGAAGCGCACCCGCACGTTGAGCTTGCGCGCAAGCTCGCGCGCGAGGTCGATATCGAGCCCGCTCAGCTCGCCGTTGCGCTCCTGGAAGAACGGGGGCTGGTCCACCTTCAGCACCGCGACCACCAGTTCGCCGCGGCTGGCGATGCGGGCGAACTCCGGCGCCATCAGGCGTCCGTCAGGCATCAACACCAGTCCGTTCGGTGTGGAGACTGGCGCAGGGGCGCCTTCCGGCAACCCGCCCTGCGCGGCAAACGATGCCGCCGGGTGGGCCGGTGCCGGCGTGTAGGTGGCCTGCGCATGGCCAGCGGCCGGCAGGGCAAGCGCGGCGCCCGCGAGGGCGCGCGCCAGCCAGCGCCACGCGCGTGTTGCCGCGCGGCGGGAATCAGGGACGGGAGTCAGCGACATGGCGTCAAACGGTTCATGTTTCAGGGAGTCGAGGGCGCGCCTGGAGCCGCGGCAAGGCCAACGGCAATGGCGGGCGCCTGGGTGGCGGCGGGCAGCGTGGCAGTGGCCGGGGCCGCGGGCGCCACGGCCATGGGTGCGGTGTCCGCACGCTGGAGTACGCCAGGCCGTCCCAGGCGGGCGCCGATCTCCACGCCCATCAGGAACAACAGCGCACACAGCAGCACCGCGCAGGTCACGGCGATTGTCACCATGCGCGAGCTCATCGAGAATACGTAGGTCATGCTTGCCTCGGCGGTCATCAGGGGGTCATCACGGTGGCCTGCGCCGGCGCGACGATCTGGATCACGCCGCCCCATGCGCACATCAGTTTCGAGCTGTCCTGCAGCGCCGGCGCGCCGCCGATCTGCACGGTCGGCGCGCCCGGCAGCCACGGCGCCGACGTCGCCGGCACGCAGGGCATCGGTGTCAGCACGCCCTGCGCCGCGGCGGTGGCCGCGGCCACCTGCGGGTTGCCCAGGCAGTTGCACATGCCGAAGGGCGGGATGTTCACCATCGGCAGGTGGTCCATCACGCTGGCCGCACCGGTGCCGGCCAGCACGCGGCCCAGCGGCAGCACGACCAGGCTGGACGGCGCCAGCCCGAAGCTGCACTGCATGGTCGCGCCCATGGTGACCTGCAAGGCCATGGCTAACCCCTCAGCCAGCGTTCGAGACGCTGTGCAAAGCCGGCGGGCACTGCCGCGCCCTCCTCGCCATCGGCGGGTGCGATCGCCTGCCAGTCGCCGCGGGGATTGCCGTCGGCGTAGCTGCGCACGGCGATGACCTCGCCTTCCGGGTCGAACCTGCGCGCCATGCCGTGCAGCAGGTCGTTGCGGTACGGCAGCGACTGCGCCAGCGTGCCGCCGGCGCCGTACTCACGGGTCTCGCCCTCGAGCCTGCCGGCGCGGTAGCGGCTGCGGCGCACCACCGCGCCCTCATGCGCATAGACGGCCTCGTCCTCGAGCCGGCCCTGCCGGTAGACGCAGCGCGCGGTCACCTCGCCGGACGGCGCGTAGCACACGCTCTCTCCCGCGAGCTGCCCGTCGGCGTACAGCTGGCGCGTCTCCAGCCGGCCGTTGCGGTAGGTGGCGCTGGTGCCGTGCAGGCGGCCGCCGGCATAATGCGCTTCGTATTCGAGGCTGCCATCGGCGGCATAGGCACGCAGCAGCCCCGCCAGTTCGCCATGTTCGTATTCGGCATCCAGGCGCAGCGAGCCATCCGGATGGAAGCACTCGAACCTGCCGTGGGGGCGCCCGCCGGCCAGCGGCACGCGCGACACCAGGCGGCCATCGCCGTCATAAGCTTCGGCCATGGCGGGTCCTGGATCGGGCGGCGTCGGGGCAGCTAAAGTCATGGCTCTGTTCCGCGGCTCAGTTCAGTTTCACCAGGGCGCCCTTGAGCTCGAGCATGCCGCCGCTTTCCACCGTCTGCGCGGCCGACGCCTTCTGCCGGACCATCATGGCTTCGTTGCTCAGGGTGGTACCGGCCTTGCTGCTCAACGTGGTGCCGGCCTCGCACTGCAGCGAGGTTCCCGCCTTGAACGCGATCGATCCACCGACCTCGATCACCAGGTTGCCGGCCACCGTGAGCTTGTAGTTGCCGCCAACGTCGTGCGCAAACGCCGCGCCGCTGGTGTGGGTCTCGTCGCCGTCCGCCTTGACCTGGCGCGTGCCGCTCACCTTGTGTGTTTCATTGCCGGACCGCACTTCGAGCGCAAGGTCGCCGGCCTTGACCAGGTGCGATTCGCCGCCCGCCTCCACCATGGTGGACAAGGTGTCTGCCACCGAAACCGTCATGGCGCGCTGGGCGCGCAGGAACAGCTCCTCGGCACCAGCCTTGTCTTCCATGCGCAGCTCATTGCCGGCCGACCCGCCCTTCGATGCGCGCGAACGGATCACGCTCTGCGTCTGCATGGCGGGCAGCGGCACCGGTACGCCGGACTGGCCGTTGTAGACGCTGCCGGTCACCAGCGGCCGGTCCGGGTCGCCATCGACATAGCTGACCACCACCTCCTGCCCCATGCGCGGCAGGAACAGGTGGCCCCAGCCGGCGCCGGCCCAGGCCTGCGCCACGCGGACCCAGCATGAGCTGTCCTGGTTGGCGCCGGGCGCACGGTCCCAGTGGAACTTCAGCTTGATACGGCCATGCGCATCGGTCCAGATCTCTTCGCCCTGGGACCCGGCCACGGTCGCGGTGTGCGTGCCGGCGACCAGCGGCCGCGGCGTGCTGAGCGGCGCGCGGAATGGCACCGACAGCGGCAACACCGACACGGTATTGCCATAGGCATCACCGCTCCAGGCATGCTCCACCGCGCGCACCACGTAGGCGATATCGAGCGCGGGATCGACGTGGCCGTGCAGCGTGAAGCGGATGCCCGCGGCCAGGTGGTGGCACGCGCTCTCGCCCATGCCCGTCTGCGCCTGGGCCTGCTGCGCGCCGGCCCGGATCGCGGCCTTGCGGCTGGCGTCGGCGGCATCCTTGTGCCGGCCGGGAAACACGTACTGCTGCGCCACCGGCGCCGCGCCGGCCTGGGCGGTGCCCTGCGAGGTCCGGGCCTGCAGGTAGTCGTAGTCGGCCAGAACCTGCGTCGCGGCGCCAAGCTGGCGCGCCATGCCGAAGGCGAGCATCCGTGCCGCGCCGGCCTGCGGGCGCTCCATGTCGTGCATCGCCAGGTCGGCGCAGTGCGCGCCGGGCGGGTGGGCCGACGGGCTGTCGGCCAGCACCATGGTGTGCGCGCCGTCCGCGAACGTGAAGAAGTAGAAGATGCCTTCCTCCTCCATCAGCCGCGAGATGAAGTCGAACGGGCTTTCGTCGTACTGCACACAGTACTCGCGCATCGGGTAGCGCGTTTCCGTGATGCGGGCCTCGAACGCCACGTCGAAGGACTGCAGCACGCGGCGGATGATCTGCGGCGCGGACAGGTTCTGGTAGATGGCGCGGTCGCGCCCGAGGGTCAGCAGCCACAGCCGCGGCGCCAGTTCCGCGGTGTAGAAGCCATGGTTGTGGTCGGCGCCGGCGTGGGCAAAGCGCGTGACGATGCCGTTCAGGTAGCGGGGCGCGCCGCCCGGGTGCTGCAGCGTGACGGTGAGGCGCTGGCCCACGATGCGGCCCGCGTCGAGCGCCTTGTCCGCCGAGCGCATGCGCAGGCTGAAGCGGAACAGCTCGGACAGCGCCTCGCGCCCGGCAAAGCCGTCGAGCAGCAGCACGTCGCCGCCAAACGGCGTGGCCAGGGTCGCGAAGCTGCCGGCCTGGGTGGCCTGTGTCGGGATCATGCGTCAGCACCCCGCTTGCGGCAGGAAGCGGAACGCCACCCCGCCGCCGGTGTCGAGCGAGAGATGCACGCCGCCGAACGGCTCCGAGATCGACAGCTGCTCCAGCACGCGCCGCGCCAGTTCCGGCAGCACCGACTGGGTCAGGATATGGTCGACATTGCGCGCGCCGCTGTCGACCTCGGTGCAGCGCTGCGTGATCGCCTGCGCCAGCGCCTCGTCCCAGCTCAGGCGCGCGTTGTGGTTGCGCGCAAAGCGCTGCGCCAGCCGCGCCAGCTTGAGGTCGACGATATTGCGGATCTGCGCATCGCCCAGGTGGTAGTACGGCACCAGCACCAGGCGCGCCAGGAACGCCGGGCTGAACTGCCTGAGCAGCGCCGGGCGCAGCTTCTCGACCAGTTCCTGCGGCGGCGGGCGCCGGCCGCCGCGCGAGGCCTCGGTGATCACGTCCTGCGCCGCGTTCGAGGTCAGCAGGATCACCGTGTTGCGGAAATCGATCGGCACGCCTTCGCCGTCTTCCATCACGCCCTTGTCGAAGACCTGGAAGAACAGCTCCAGCACGTCGGGATGCGCCTTCTCCATCTCGTCGAGCAGCACCACGCTGTACGGGCGGCGGCGCACCGCCTCGGTCAGCACGCCACCCCGGCCGTAACCGACATAGCCCGGCGGCGCGCCCTTCAGGCCCGACACGCTGTGGGCCTCCTGGAACTCCGACATGTTGACCGTGATCATGTTGCGTTCGCCGCCGTAGAGCAGGTCGGCCAGCGCATGCGCGGTCTCGGTCTTGCCGACGCCGCTCGGGCCGACCAGCAGGAACACGCCGACCGGCTTGCCCGGGTCATCGAGATCGGCGCGGAACGTGCGGATGCGGCGCGCGATCGCGTCGAGGGCCTCGTCCTGGCCCACCACGCGCTCGCCGAGCTTGTCCTGGAGGTACAGCACCGTGTGCAGTTCGTCGGCCAGCATGCGGCCGACCGGGACACCGGTCCATCCCGAAATGACCTCGGCCACTGCGGCCGAGTCCACGCATACCGGCACCATCGGCTCATCGTTCTGCACCGCCTCCAGGCCTTTTTCCAGGCGCGCGAGACTGGCGCCAAGCGACTCCGCGCTGTCGGCGTTGTCGTCGTCCTCATGCCTCGCCACACCGTCGGCACCGGCCTCGGCCTGGCTCTCCTTCTCGAGGAACGCCGCGATCCGGCGGCGCCAGGCCAGGATTTCCTCGACGGCCAGCTTCTCGGTGGCGAGCTTGTCGCTGAGCCGCGCGTGCTGCGCCCGGGCTTCGTCGCGCTGGCGCGTGACGGCAGCGATTTCGTCGGCGCGCCCGGTGCCGGTGGCCGCCTCATGGCGCAGGATGCGCAGCTGGTTCTCGGCGCTTTCGATCGAGCGCCCAAGCGCTTCGATCGCCTCGGGCACGCCGCTCTGCGCGGCCGCCACGCGGGCGCAGGCGGTGTCGAGCACGCTGATGGCCTTGTCGGGCAACTGCCGGCCCGAGACATAGCGGTGCGAAAGCTTGACCGCGTCGCGCACGGCGTCGTCGAGGATCTCCACGCCGTGGTGCGCTTCAAGCTTGCGCACCATGCCGCGCAGCATGTCCACGGCCGCGGCCTCGGCCGGCTCGTCCACCTTGACGATCTGGAAGCGGCGCGCGAGCGCTGGGTCGCGCTCGATGTACTTCTTGTACTCGGCCCAGGTGGTCGCGGCAATGGTGCGCAACTCGCCGCGCGCCAGCGCGGGCTTGAGCAGGTTGGCGGCATCGCCCTGCCCTTCGCTGCCGCCGGCGCCAATCAGCTGGTGCGCTTCGTCGATAAACAGGATCACCGGCACCGGCGAGGCCGCCACCTCGGCGATCACGGACTTGAGCCGGTTCTCGAACTCGCCCTTGACGCCGGCGCCGGCCTGCAGCAACGCCAGGTCCAGCGAGCGCACCGACACTTGGCGCAGCGCCGGCGGCACGTCGCCGGAGACGATGCGCTGGGCAAAGCCTTCGACCACCGCGGTCTTGCCCACGCCGGCCTCGCCGGTCAGGATCGGGTTGTTCTGGCGGCGGCGCAGCAGCACATCGATCAGTTGCCGGATTTCACTGTCGCGCCCGCGCACCGGATCGATCGCTCCGGCTCGCGCCAGCGCCGTCAGGTCGACAGTGAACTGCTCCAGCGCCGATGCCTGCCCGCTGCCGGGTCCGCGCTGCGGCATGCCGAACGCTGGCGTGGCCGCCGCTGCCGGGATTGCATCGGTTCCGGGCCCGCCGCCAACGGCGGATGCCCCCAGCAGCGCGGGCAGGGCCTCGCGCAGCGCCGCACGCGGAATCCGCAGCAGCGCCGGCGCCGATTCCAGCAGCATGCCGCGCAGGCTTTCCACCTCCAGCAGTGCCAGCAGCAGCGTGCCGGCGCGCACTTGCTGCTCGCCGAGCAGCATCGAACTGAGCAGCCAGGCCTCCTGGAACAGCGGCGAGAAGTTAGGCGACAGCGCCGGCGTGCGGCCGTTGCCGCGCTTGAAGCCGTCGATCGCCTTCTGCAGCTGCGACACCACCTGCGCGGGCGCCAGGTCGAAGTGCGCGAGGATCGCCTGCAGGTCCGTGGCGCCGCCTTCCAGCAATTGCAGCAGCAGGTGCTCGACGTCGACGCTGTAGTGCGTCTGCCGGACGCAAAGCTGGGCGGCCTGCTCCATCGCGTGCCGGCACTCGGGATTGAGGCGGCTGAGCAGCGTGCGGATATCGATGTCCATGTTTGTGCCGGTCAGGATGCGTGCGCTCGCAACGCCAGTTGCACCGGCGCGGGCCGTGCCTGGGCGCCGCCGGCCAGCCAGGCGGTCCAGCCCAGGCGCGCACCGAGCCCCAGCCCCGCGGGCTGGCGCGTGCCGAGATGGAGCGCGAGCCGCACATCGAGCGGTTGCGGCACATAGGCGCGCACCAGCGCCGCGACCAGCGCGTGGTCGCGCCCGCCGGGCAGCAAGGCCCGCAGGCGCTCGGCTCCGGGCACCTGCACATCAAGCCGGATGCCGGCGGCCTGGTCCCAGGTGCGCCGCCCCAGCACCGCACCGCCGCCGAGCGTGATACCCCCGGCTGCACCGCGTCCGCCGAGCCGCACGGCATCGCTGGCTTCAACCGGCAGCCAGCCGCCGAGACACTGCGTCCCGCTCACGCCCAGGCCGAGACGGTCCCCCAGCATGGCCAGCAACCCCGCCATCGAACGCGGCGCCGCGCCCAGCAGCCCGGCATGGCGCAGCCACGGCGCCGCGCCGGCGGGTGCATTGGCGGTTGAGGGCCCACGCTGCAAGCCGAGGTTGCTGAGCGCATCCAGGCACGCCGCCAGCGTGCCGCCGGTCGGGCGCTGGCCGCCCAGTGCGGGCGAGTGCTTGCGCCGGCCGCGATACAGGAAGGACAGGAAGCGGTGATTGAAGCTGTCGAGCAGGTCGCCCATCGCGGGGTCGCGCGCGGCGCGGCGTTCGAGCAGCATCTCGGTGTATGCGAGCGGCAGCGGCCCGCCTGCCCCCGCCAGCGACATCACGGGCGTCGTCAGCGTGAACGGGCGCCCGCCCCGGCCAGCGCCTTCAGCGGACGCGTGCACCGCGCCGATGTCGCGCGGCTGGAAGGCCAGCGAGACCAGTCCGCGCAGGCGCACCGCCTCCCCGGCGCCATTGCCGCGGCCGACCGGCTGAGCCCCCGGCACCGCGCGTTCGATCAGGCTGATGGCCTGGAACAGGTCGAAGCCGGCCGGGTTGGACGCCAGGCGGTCGATCAAAGCAGCTGCTGGCTGCCCGTCATCGCGGGCCATTGCTTCCATATCTCGTCTCCGCGGCGCACGACCAGCCGCACGAAGGAATTGACTGAGGCATACAGCGCAAGGAAGCGCGCCAGCACCGCTCCCAGCAGCAGCGGCGAGCCGCCGACAAAGGCATCGGGATCGAACTCGATCGAGACCTCGGTGCCACGGCAGTAGCCGCGCCAGGCCTCGGTGCCCACGTGCGCGGCCGCGCCGCGCGCGCGCACGCTGCGGATGCCCCGCACCTGGTCCTGCTGGCGGTGGCCGTCGCCCGCGAACAGCCGCAGCATCTGCTGCACCTCATGGCGCCCGGTGCCACCGCCGGCCAGGGTGCCGTGGTGCAGCGTCAGCAGCGAGATCAGCGGCCACAAGGTCTCGCTGCCCATGGGCGGATTGCGCTGCACGGTCGGCTCATAGAGGCAGCGCACCTGCGCGTACTGCGACACATCCTCCAGCACCATGCGCGCACCCACCGGCACCTGCTCCGCGAGCCGGCGATTGGTGCACAGCACGTTGGCGTACGCCACGGGTGCCGCCGGCAGGCGCTGCACGTTGCCCGCATCGATGAAGCTGAGATACATGTCGGTGCCGGACAGGTTGGCCCGCAAGGTCGGCTCGCGGCGCGCGTGCCAGAACAGCTCGCCTTCGGCCGGGTCGTCGGTGGCCGCCGCGAACGGCGGCACCGCCAGCGAGCGGTCGCTGGCCGGATCCGACAGCACCACCGACCGGATCGAATGGATCTCGGTCATCGCCTCGCGGCGCTGGTCTGCCACCAGCCGGTACTCATAGTGCCGGTGGTCGATCATGATGGGCTCGCTGGTCTGCGAGAACAGGTT harbors:
- a CDS encoding dicarboxylate/amino acid:cation symporter — encoded protein: MKLDAGKLYAIALNPWVVIGSLALGGATGLLWPALARHLGVVGDVYVDLLKMTTLPFMVSAVIFSLQRLFRDGGASRLMIRVVTVFVGASLLVALVSALVLIVMRPGSNLSSATMETFGAMVGSDATSSDTVMNLYGEDIQEKSLSLSEVLTSLIPTNIFAALANGDALKALVFALMFGLAVGRVPERISIGLSLSLETVYHACQKLMHWLSYPLPVILFCMSAAQLGKSGLEPLQAMMQFVLAFSIASVLLLALAVGIIWKRSSQSLGATLDALRSPFALALATRNSAACMPSMIECLVDRLGFARVRVELLVPLAISLLRVGPMVYYVCATLFIAQLYGHPLGLVDIATVLLASVLAGFASAGMTGLVIVSLVGMTCAYLGLPFEAAFILFLAVDPVCDMLRTLILVVGNTAAVSVICPRPLKL
- a CDS encoding substrate-binding periplasmic protein, coding for MSLTPVPDSRRAATRAWRWLARALAGAALALPAAGHAQATYTPAPAHPAASFAAQGGLPEGAPAPVSTPNGLVLMPDGRLMAPEFARIASRGELVVAVLKVDQPPFFQERNGELSGLDIDLARELARKLNVRVRFNRDATTFDGVVKLLAQGQADVAISKLSRTLPRMQIISFSTPYLRLNRALLLNRVKFAQMARGRPVPEVIRAYDSSIGVVGNSSYSEYVVNNFPKAYVTAYPTWDEALKALNDGRVAAVYRDEFEVKRVLKADPTAALRLRVVTLQDLEDTLGIAVNVSAPALLGFVNQFLAERPKRLEVADVLQAATR
- a CDS encoding DUF4280 domain-containing protein, with the protein product MALQVTMGATMQCSFGLAPSSLVVLPLGRVLAGTGAASVMDHLPMVNIPPFGMCNCLGNPQVAAATAAAQGVLTPMPCVPATSAPWLPGAPTVQIGGAPALQDSSKLMCAWGGVIQIVAPAQATVMTP
- a CDS encoding toxin-antitoxin system YwqK family antitoxin, translating into MAEAYDGDGRLVSRVPLAGGRPHGRFECFHPDGSLRLDAEYEHGELAGLLRAYAADGSLEYEAHYAGGRLHGTSATYRNGRLETRQLYADGQLAGESVCYAPSGEVTARCVYRQGRLEDEAVYAHEGAVVRRSRYRAGRLEGETREYGAGGTLAQSLPYRNDLLHGMARRFDPEGEVIAVRSYADGNPRGDWQAIAPADGEEGAAVPAGFAQRLERWLRG
- the tssI gene encoding type VI secretion system tip protein TssI/VgrG, with translation MIPTQATQAGSFATLATPFGGDVLLLDGFAGREALSELFRFSLRMRSADKALDAGRIVGQRLTVTLQHPGGAPRYLNGIVTRFAHAGADHNHGFYTAELAPRLWLLTLGRDRAIYQNLSAPQIIRRVLQSFDVAFEARITETRYPMREYCVQYDESPFDFISRLMEEEGIFYFFTFADGAHTMVLADSPSAHPPGAHCADLAMHDMERPQAGAARMLAFGMARQLGAATQVLADYDYLQARTSQGTAQAGAAPVAQQYVFPGRHKDAADASRKAAIRAGAQQAQAQTGMGESACHHLAAGIRFTLHGHVDPALDIAYVVRAVEHAWSGDAYGNTVSVLPLSVPFRAPLSTPRPLVAGTHTATVAGSQGEEIWTDAHGRIKLKFHWDRAPGANQDSSCWVRVAQAWAGAGWGHLFLPRMGQEVVVSYVDGDPDRPLVTGSVYNGQSGVPVPLPAMQTQSVIRSRASKGGSAGNELRMEDKAGAEELFLRAQRAMTVSVADTLSTMVEAGGESHLVKAGDLALEVRSGNETHKVSGTRQVKADGDETHTSGAAFAHDVGGNYKLTVAGNLVIEVGGSIAFKAGTSLQCEAGTTLSSKAGTTLSNEAMMVRQKASAAQTVESGGMLELKGALVKLN
- the tssH gene encoding type VI secretion system ATPase TssH, whose product is MDIDIRTLLSRLNPECRHAMEQAAQLCVRQTHYSVDVEHLLLQLLEGGATDLQAILAHFDLAPAQVVSQLQKAIDGFKRGNGRTPALSPNFSPLFQEAWLLSSMLLGEQQVRAGTLLLALLEVESLRGMLLESAPALLRIPRAALREALPALLGASAVGGGPGTDAIPAAAATPAFGMPQRGPGSGQASALEQFTVDLTALARAGAIDPVRGRDSEIRQLIDVLLRRRQNNPILTGEAGVGKTAVVEGFAQRIVSGDVPPALRQVSVRSLDLALLQAGAGVKGEFENRLKSVIAEVAASPVPVILFIDEAHQLIGAGGSEGQGDAANLLKPALARGELRTIAATTWAEYKKYIERDPALARRFQIVKVDEPAEAAAVDMLRGMVRKLEAHHGVEILDDAVRDAVKLSHRYVSGRQLPDKAISVLDTACARVAAAQSGVPEAIEALGRSIESAENQLRILRHEAATGTGRADEIAAVTRQRDEARAQHARLSDKLATEKLAVEEILAWRRRIAAFLEKESQAEAGADGVARHEDDDNADSAESLGASLARLEKGLEAVQNDEPMVPVCVDSAAVAEVISGWTGVPVGRMLADELHTVLYLQDKLGERVVGQDEALDAIARRIRTFRADLDDPGKPVGVFLLVGPSGVGKTETAHALADLLYGGERNMITVNMSEFQEAHSVSGLKGAPPGYVGYGRGGVLTEAVRRRPYSVVLLDEMEKAHPDVLELFFQVFDKGVMEDGEGVPIDFRNTVILLTSNAAQDVITEASRGGRRPPPQELVEKLRPALLRQFSPAFLARLVLVPYYHLGDAQIRNIVDLKLARLAQRFARNHNARLSWDEALAQAITQRCTEVDSGARNVDHILTQSVLPELARRVLEQLSISEPFGGVHLSLDTGGGVAFRFLPQAGC
- the tssG gene encoding type VI secretion system baseplate subunit TssG, whose product is MEAMARDDGQPAAALIDRLASNPAGFDLFQAISLIERAVPGAQPVGRGNGAGEAVRLRGLVSLAFQPRDIGAVHASAEGAGRGGRPFTLTTPVMSLAGAGGPLPLAYTEMLLERRAARDPAMGDLLDSFNHRFLSFLYRGRRKHSPALGGQRPTGGTLAACLDALSNLGLQRGPSTANAPAGAAPWLRHAGLLGAAPRSMAGLLAMLGDRLGLGVSGTQCLGGWLPVEASDAVRLGGRGAAGGITLGGGAVLGRRTWDQAAGIRLDVQVPGAERLRALLPGGRDHALVAALVRAYVPQPLDVRLALHLGTRQPAGLGLGARLGWTAWLAGGAQARPAPVQLALRAHAS